One genomic region from Lycorma delicatula isolate Av1 chromosome 1, ASM4794821v1, whole genome shotgun sequence encodes:
- the LOC142317978 gene encoding odorant receptor 23a-like, which yields MMDSMSMVIGLMCQQFVYFVYGQRLQSKSASLYRCLYFNNWYNAPSKYISGISIVFERTRKPFILMAGSLIPINLSSFVTINLHATTYVYKSMYITLCICEEVKTDTCKITMNNDHLSAQQDNTD from the exons ATGATGGATAGTATGTCAATGGTTATTGGTTTAATGTGtcaacaatttgtttattttgtctaTGGACAACGACTTCAATCAAAg agtGCATCTCTTTATAGATgtctttatttcaataattggTACAATGCACCTTCTAAATACATTTCTGGTATCAGTATTGTATTTGAAAGAACTCGGAAACCATTTATTTTGATGGCTGGATCTCTTATACCAATTAATCTTAGCTCATTTGTTACT attaatttgcatgctactacATACGTATACAAATCTATGTATATCACTTTGTGTATATGTGAGGAAGTAAAAACAGATACTTGTAAAATTACTATGAACAATGATCATTTAAGTGCACAACAGGATAATACAGATTAG